The Tubulanus polymorphus chromosome 1, tnTubPoly1.2, whole genome shotgun sequence genome contains a region encoding:
- the LOC141913885 gene encoding transmembrane protein 179-like gives MGLGNLVILIKTVTYSVAFVLAFFIFIPLAVNQSDFNGHCLLNARGNWLNNGTLVITEWGTSTGCNFSLFVGVATMFVCLLSTIVSFVHLGKGIDIGWNEGLCNMLLSCGFTILTFAAAITISTGFQAWCHLLNQNYMSCQDAQIDLMVGSNIISSKFYTQFGMAQFGLWSVWFCWLVLSIMWVFKMYKLSEIEDMKTAVQNERERLVHRSDASSI, from the exons ATGGGATTAGGAAATTTAGTGATTCTAATTAAGACAGTGACTTACTCGGTGGCATTTGTGCTagctttcttcattttcattccattGGCCGTTAACCAAAGTGATTTCAATGGACATTGTTTGTTAAATGCTCGAGGGAACTGGTTGAACAATGGAACGTTGGTTATTACTGAATGGGGTACTTCCACTGGATGTAACTTCAGTTTATTCGTCGGAGTGGCGACAATGTTTGTCTGTTTACTCTCAACAATTGTCTCATTTGTTCACCTAGGTAAAGGAATCGACAT TGGTTGGAATGAAGGTCTATGTAATATGCTGTTAAGTTGTGGTTTTACGATACTGACATTCGCCGCTGCTATTACGATATCCACCGGATTCCAAGCATGGTGCCATCTACttaatcagaattatatgTC CTGTCAAGATGctcaaattgatttaatgGTTGGCAGCAATATAATCTCATCAAAATTTTACACTCAATTTGGAATGGCTCAG tttgGACTTTGGTCTGTTTGGTTTTGTTGGCTTGTTCTGAGTATCATGTGGGTTTTTAAGATGTACAAACTTTCTGAAATTGAAGATATGAAGACAGCAGTCCAAAATGAAAGAGAGCGTCTTGTGCATCGATCAGACGCTAGTAGTATTTAA